A section of the Gloeobacter violaceus PCC 7421 genome encodes:
- a CDS encoding LptF/LptG family permease — protein MIGKVGGDPTARVLKIVDLYLVSELLLPFLFGVATFASLGMIVGSLFELVRAMLDNGLSVTVAAQVFALRLPSVIVITFPTAMLLATLLAYARLSGDAETVAMRACGMSVYRLVLPALAVGLLVTGATFMCNELVVPASNAEASRLLFQAIDRDKPDFQKDNIIYPEYGFVTPRDGRPTYHTLVRLFYARQFAGGIMRELTVLDYSQDAINQVITAAAAVYDNRSGSWTLQDGTVYVVAPDGSYRNVLRFKRQQVKLSERPEQFGGGARPEDLPIAQLSDYIRRLELSQQQVRTLQVSLQQKYAIPVTCFVFALVGATLGLRRVRTSNALGLGLSILIIFGYYLLMFVAQALGQTGVIAPWLGAWAPNLATGALGVLLLWRTAR, from the coding sequence ATGATTGGCAAAGTAGGCGGGGATCCCACAGCAAGAGTCCTGAAGATTGTGGACCTCTATCTGGTCTCGGAGTTGCTGCTGCCGTTTTTGTTCGGGGTGGCGACGTTTGCCTCCCTGGGCATGATTGTCGGCTCGCTCTTTGAGCTGGTGCGGGCGATGCTCGACAACGGCCTGTCGGTGACGGTGGCAGCCCAGGTGTTCGCCCTGCGGCTTCCTTCTGTTATTGTCATTACTTTTCCTACAGCGATGCTGCTCGCCACGCTCCTGGCCTACGCCCGGCTGTCCGGCGACGCCGAGACGGTGGCGATGCGCGCCTGCGGGATGAGCGTCTACCGGCTGGTGCTCCCGGCCCTGGCGGTCGGTTTGCTGGTCACCGGGGCCACCTTTATGTGCAACGAACTGGTGGTACCGGCGAGCAACGCCGAAGCGAGCCGGTTGCTCTTCCAGGCCATCGACCGCGACAAGCCCGATTTTCAGAAGGACAATATCATCTACCCCGAGTACGGGTTTGTGACGCCGCGCGATGGTCGCCCCACCTACCACACCCTGGTGCGGCTGTTCTATGCCCGTCAGTTCGCCGGGGGAATCATGCGCGAACTGACGGTGCTCGATTATTCGCAAGATGCCATCAACCAGGTGATCACCGCCGCCGCCGCGGTCTACGACAACCGCTCAGGATCCTGGACACTCCAGGACGGCACCGTCTATGTGGTCGCCCCGGACGGCTCCTACCGCAATGTACTGCGCTTCAAGCGCCAGCAAGTCAAGCTCAGCGAGCGGCCCGAGCAGTTCGGGGGCGGTGCGCGCCCGGAGGATCTGCCCATTGCCCAGCTGAGCGATTACATCCGCCGCCTGGAACTCTCGCAGCAGCAGGTGCGCACTCTGCAAGTCAGCCTCCAGCAGAAGTACGCCATACCGGTCACCTGCTTTGTCTTTGCTCTGGTAGGCGCGACTTTGGGCCTCAGGCGGGTACGCACCAGCAACGCCCTCGGTTTGGGGCTGAGCATCTTGATTATTTTTGGCTACTACTTGCTGATGTTCGTCGCCCAGGCCCTCGGTCAGACCGGAGTGATCGCTCCCTGGTTGGGAGCCTGGGCACCCAATCTCGCGACCGGTGCCCTCGGGGTGCTGCTGCTGTGGCGCACCGCCCGCTGA
- a CDS encoding ABC transporter ATP-binding protein has translation MEAIRLSNVSLWRRTQEEFSYDLKKTVLTILDGRYRKPGRKQVLAGVDLTIESGEKVGIVGSNGSGKSTLLKVICGILKPTTGEVHVRGAIAPLIELGAGFDSDLSLVDNIVLYGVLLGFSRREMRARVRPILEFADLAAYADAPVKTLSSGMTARLGFAIATDVPPDILILDEVLSVGDERFKSKCRGRLEQYWGENATVLVVSHDLPYIEQSCERVVWMNGGRVMRSGPPAEVIASYLHSTQIPAGAERG, from the coding sequence TTGGAAGCCATTCGACTCAGCAACGTTTCTCTCTGGCGGCGCACCCAGGAAGAATTCTCCTACGACCTCAAAAAAACTGTCCTGACTATTTTGGACGGCCGCTACCGCAAGCCCGGCCGCAAGCAGGTGCTCGCAGGCGTTGATCTGACGATCGAAAGCGGCGAGAAAGTCGGGATCGTGGGCTCGAACGGCTCGGGCAAATCGACCCTGCTCAAGGTGATCTGCGGCATCCTCAAGCCGACCACCGGCGAGGTGCACGTGCGCGGGGCGATTGCACCCCTGATTGAACTGGGGGCGGGCTTCGACTCGGATCTGTCGCTGGTCGACAACATCGTGCTCTACGGTGTGCTGCTCGGGTTCTCGCGCCGCGAGATGCGCGCTCGGGTGCGGCCTATCCTCGAATTTGCCGACTTGGCCGCTTACGCCGATGCACCGGTTAAGACGCTCTCCTCGGGGATGACCGCCCGGCTTGGCTTTGCCATCGCCACCGACGTGCCGCCGGATATTTTGATCCTCGACGAGGTGCTCTCGGTGGGTGACGAGCGCTTTAAGAGCAAGTGCCGCGGTCGGCTGGAGCAGTACTGGGGAGAAAATGCGACGGTGCTAGTGGTTTCCCACGATTTGCCCTATATCGAGCAAAGCTGCGAGCGGGTGGTGTGGATGAACGGCGGCCGGGTGATGCGCTCCGGTCCCCCCGCCGAGGTGATCGCAAGCTACTTGCACTCGACGCAGATCCCCGCCGGCGCCGAGCGGGGCTGA
- a CDS encoding ABC transporter permease, translating into MLRAIQPEKVYPSIQRYLELLFMLTWRNLKVRYRGSALGIYWSLLNPLIMTGVYTAIFGTTFASYYNDSLLSYLLAAFTGLVVINFFNITTLQALPSVVASGAMLNKIRIPFSVLPLSLVGANIFQYVVGVLPLLVVMTLFITGQPAHVPLLLLPSLALALVATGISLMVSALYVFFRDLPYIYELVTFALFLSSPVFYPAAIVPDSVKPFLAINPLTPIIESLRQLILGGTAIDWGLLGFALLSGGVVCGLGWALFHAWSDRYMDLL; encoded by the coding sequence ATGCTGCGCGCGATTCAGCCCGAAAAAGTCTATCCCTCGATTCAGCGCTACCTGGAGTTGCTGTTCATGCTCACCTGGCGCAACCTCAAGGTGCGCTACCGTGGCTCCGCACTGGGCATTTACTGGTCGCTGCTCAATCCGCTGATCATGACCGGGGTCTACACGGCCATATTCGGCACCACGTTCGCTTCTTACTACAACGATTCGCTGCTGAGCTATCTGCTCGCCGCCTTCACGGGCCTGGTGGTAATCAACTTCTTCAACATCACCACCCTCCAGGCCCTGCCGAGCGTGGTCGCAAGCGGCGCGATGCTCAACAAAATCCGTATTCCCTTCAGCGTTCTCCCCCTTTCGCTGGTGGGTGCCAATATTTTTCAGTACGTGGTGGGTGTGCTGCCGCTTTTGGTGGTGATGACCTTGTTCATCACCGGGCAGCCCGCCCACGTGCCGTTGCTGCTTTTGCCTTCGCTGGCCCTGGCGCTGGTGGCGACCGGCATCAGCCTGATGGTGAGCGCCCTCTATGTCTTTTTTCGCGATTTGCCCTATATCTATGAATTGGTCACTTTTGCGCTGTTTTTGAGCAGCCCGGTGTTCTATCCGGCGGCCATCGTTCCGGATTCTGTCAAGCCTTTTCTTGCAATCAACCCGCTCACGCCGATCATCGAAAGCCTGCGCCAATTGATCTTAGGCGGCACCGCCATCGACTGGGGTCTACTGGGTTTCGCCCTGCTGTCGGGTGGGGTGGTCTGCGGCCTCGGTTGGGCGCTGTTCCACGCCTGGTCCGATCGCTACATGGACTTGTTGTAG
- a CDS encoding phasin family protein, whose product MENNVLKQLLLMGVGATAVITERLQQAVDEWVSDGRLRQEDAKEFLDDLLFRLREEQGNFEEQFRRQIKTVLKEYDVPNQAEIEALKSRLDRIEYQLRQLQERGG is encoded by the coding sequence ATGGAAAACAACGTTCTCAAACAGCTGCTGTTGATGGGTGTCGGCGCCACCGCCGTAATTACCGAGCGGCTCCAGCAGGCCGTCGACGAATGGGTGAGCGACGGCCGCCTGCGCCAGGAGGACGCCAAGGAATTTCTCGACGACTTGCTCTTTCGGCTGCGCGAGGAGCAGGGCAATTTCGAAGAGCAGTTCCGCCGCCAGATCAAAACGGTGCTCAAAGAGTACGACGTGCCGAACCAGGCCGAGATCGAAGCGCTCAAAAGCCGCCTCGACCGTATCGAGTATCAACTCAGGCAGTTGCAGGAGCGAGGAGGTTAG
- the gloB gene encoding hydroxyacylglutathione hydrolase: protein MLVHRLNALKDNYVFVLEDEAARTAAVVDPAEARPVLEALVRLGLKLVAIFNTHHHHDHVGGNRELLEAYPGIAVYASRRDRGRIPGQTVELEDGDTVAFGCERARVIFVPGHTHGHIAYHFAGCGHLFCGDTLFAGGCGRLFEGTARQMQHSLGRLRELPGETQVWCAHEYTLGNLRFAHTLEPDNAELAERLRTVEVLRARKIATVPSTMAAERATNPFLRWESRQLQRAAGAIEPEEVFAHLRALKDRF from the coding sequence ATGCTGGTCCACCGCCTCAACGCCCTGAAGGACAACTATGTGTTCGTGCTGGAGGACGAAGCGGCCAGAACGGCGGCCGTCGTCGATCCCGCCGAGGCCCGGCCGGTGCTCGAAGCGCTCGTCCGCCTCGGGCTCAAGCTCGTCGCCATCTTCAATACCCACCACCACCACGACCACGTCGGGGGCAACCGCGAACTGCTCGAAGCCTATCCCGGCATCGCGGTCTACGCTTCGCGCCGGGACCGCGGCCGCATCCCCGGCCAGACCGTCGAACTCGAAGACGGCGACACGGTCGCCTTCGGCTGTGAGCGGGCGCGCGTGATCTTCGTTCCCGGCCACACCCACGGCCATATCGCTTACCACTTTGCGGGTTGCGGGCACCTCTTCTGCGGAGATACGCTTTTTGCCGGGGGCTGCGGCCGTCTGTTCGAGGGTACCGCCCGGCAGATGCAGCACTCGCTGGGCCGTCTGCGCGAACTGCCGGGGGAAACCCAAGTCTGGTGCGCCCACGAGTACACCCTGGGCAACCTGCGCTTTGCGCACACCCTCGAACCGGACAACGCCGAACTGGCGGAGCGGCTGCGCACCGTCGAAGTGCTTCGGGCTCGAAAAATAGCGACGGTTCCCTCGACAATGGCCGCGGAGCGGGCGACCAATCCTTTCTTGCGCTGGGAAAGCCGTCAATTACAACGGGCGGCGGGGGCGATCGAGCCGGAGGAGGTGTTCGCCCACCTCCGGGCTCTCAAGGACCGCTTTTAG
- the grxD gene encoding Grx4 family monothiol glutaredoxin, translating into MSQSTHEKIDSLVKNNKVLIFMKGTPQFPQCGFSAASVQILSSLGHPFEAVNVLDDFEIRQGIKDYANWPTIPQVYVDGEFVGGCDILIEMHNRGELKPLLDQAFEGEGAKA; encoded by the coding sequence ATGTCCCAGTCAACACACGAAAAAATCGATTCCCTTGTCAAAAATAACAAAGTGCTGATCTTTATGAAGGGTACCCCCCAGTTTCCGCAGTGCGGTTTCTCCGCCGCCTCGGTGCAGATTCTCTCTTCGCTGGGTCACCCGTTTGAAGCGGTCAACGTGCTCGACGATTTTGAGATCCGCCAGGGCATCAAAGACTACGCCAACTGGCCGACGATTCCCCAGGTGTACGTCGACGGCGAATTTGTCGGCGGCTGCGACATTTTGATCGAAATGCACAACCGCGGCGAATTGAAACCCCTGCTCGACCAGGCTTTTGAGGGCGAAGGGGCCAAAGCCTAA
- a CDS encoding mannose-1-phosphate guanyltransferase — protein sequence MRAVLMAGGSGTRLRPLTCDLPKPMVPILNRPISEHILNLLKRHGVDEVIATLYYLPDVMREYFRDGSDFGLRMTYAVEEEKPLGTAGCVKNIENLLHETFIVISGDSLTDIDLSAAVAFHKEHGSKATLVLARVPDPMEFGVVITDAHGRIVRFLEKPSTSEVFSDTVNTGTYILEPEVLEYLPADTEVDFSKDLFPKLLAKGEPMYGYVAEGYWCDVGSLDTYREAQYDALAGKIRLEHGYRQHAEGIWIGDNTLVDPSVHLEPPLIIGHNCRIGPRARLSAGTIIGDNVTVGAAADLKRPVIWNGAIIGEEVHLRGCTIARGARVGRRAQLLEGSVVGALTTVGDEAVIAPEVRLWPSKKVEVGAHVTMNLIWGTTAIRNLFSQRGVSGLANVEITPEFAVKLGAAYGATLKPGAQVQVSRDQRAISRMISRSLVSGLMSVGVNVQNLEATAIPIARYVAPMLEVNGGIHVRVHPEHNDRTLIEFFDSQGINLGKSREKKIESAFFKEDFRRARIDEIGEITYPSRTLEFYGAGFIDHLSAVALRNSPARVVIDYAYGVSGAVLPTLLGKLGCEAVVLNAALTPNAPPTSKQRESLLTQLGNVVEALQATFGVQIFANGERFTLVDEAGAAIKDEQLTALLVELVLTDSPRAVVVVPTEVSGVVEQIAHRHDGRVVRTKASPTALMEAAAATNNVALAGSAEMGFIFPQLHPGFDAMFAVARLIEMLAEQERSLSQTRQDLPRIHHRHHVIHCPWNAKGAMMRQLVESHPEESLELMDGVKVHFSKEDWVLILPDAGEPLVHIYSNGHNRESVERMARKYREVVQEFTRDRR from the coding sequence ATGCGCGCAGTACTGATGGCGGGCGGTTCGGGCACACGGCTGAGGCCCCTGACGTGCGATTTGCCCAAGCCGATGGTTCCGATTCTCAACCGCCCGATCTCCGAGCACATTCTCAACTTGCTCAAGCGCCACGGCGTCGATGAAGTGATTGCGACGCTATACTATCTGCCGGATGTGATGCGCGAGTATTTTCGCGACGGCAGCGACTTCGGTCTGCGCATGACCTATGCGGTCGAAGAAGAAAAGCCGCTCGGCACCGCCGGTTGCGTCAAAAATATCGAAAACCTGCTGCACGAGACGTTCATCGTCATCTCGGGCGATTCGCTCACCGACATCGACCTTTCGGCGGCCGTCGCCTTTCACAAAGAACACGGCTCGAAGGCGACGCTGGTGCTTGCCCGGGTACCCGATCCGATGGAATTCGGCGTCGTGATCACCGACGCCCATGGCCGGATCGTGCGCTTTTTAGAAAAGCCTTCCACCAGCGAAGTGTTCTCAGATACGGTCAACACCGGCACCTACATCCTGGAGCCGGAGGTGCTCGAATACCTGCCCGCCGACACCGAGGTCGATTTTTCCAAAGATCTCTTTCCGAAGTTGCTCGCCAAGGGCGAGCCGATGTACGGCTACGTGGCCGAGGGCTACTGGTGCGATGTGGGCAGCCTCGACACCTACCGCGAAGCCCAGTACGACGCCCTGGCGGGCAAGATTCGCCTGGAGCACGGCTACCGGCAGCACGCCGAGGGCATCTGGATAGGCGACAACACACTCGTCGATCCGAGCGTCCACCTGGAGCCGCCGCTGATCATCGGCCACAACTGCCGCATCGGCCCGCGCGCCCGGCTCTCCGCGGGCACGATCATCGGCGACAACGTCACGGTGGGGGCTGCGGCCGACCTCAAGCGCCCGGTGATCTGGAACGGCGCCATCATCGGCGAGGAAGTGCACCTGAGGGGTTGCACGATCGCCCGCGGGGCGCGCGTCGGCAGGCGTGCGCAATTGCTCGAAGGCTCGGTGGTCGGAGCGCTCACCACGGTGGGCGACGAGGCGGTGATCGCTCCTGAGGTGCGCCTCTGGCCTTCGAAGAAGGTCGAAGTGGGCGCCCATGTGACGATGAACCTGATCTGGGGCACCACGGCGATCCGCAATCTGTTTTCGCAGCGCGGTGTAAGCGGCCTGGCGAACGTCGAGATCACCCCCGAATTCGCCGTCAAGCTGGGGGCCGCCTACGGCGCCACCCTCAAGCCCGGTGCCCAGGTGCAGGTGAGCCGAGACCAGCGCGCCATCTCGCGGATGATCTCGCGCTCGCTGGTCTCGGGATTGATGAGCGTCGGAGTGAACGTCCAGAACCTGGAGGCCACCGCCATCCCGATCGCCCGCTACGTCGCCCCGATGCTCGAAGTGAACGGCGGCATCCACGTGCGCGTCCACCCCGAGCACAACGACCGCACCCTGATCGAATTTTTCGATTCCCAGGGGATCAACCTCGGCAAGAGCCGCGAGAAGAAGATCGAGTCGGCCTTCTTTAAAGAGGATTTCCGCCGCGCCCGCATCGACGAAATCGGCGAAATCACCTACCCCTCGCGCACGCTCGAATTCTACGGTGCCGGGTTTATCGATCACTTAAGCGCAGTCGCCTTGCGCAACAGCCCCGCCCGGGTGGTGATCGACTACGCCTACGGCGTATCCGGGGCGGTACTGCCGACTTTGCTGGGCAAACTGGGCTGCGAGGCGGTGGTCCTCAACGCCGCCCTCACCCCCAACGCCCCTCCCACCAGCAAGCAGCGCGAGAGTTTGCTCACCCAGTTGGGCAACGTCGTCGAAGCGCTGCAGGCCACCTTCGGGGTGCAGATTTTCGCCAACGGCGAGCGCTTCACGCTGGTGGACGAAGCTGGGGCCGCCATCAAAGACGAGCAGCTGACGGCGCTATTGGTCGAACTGGTGCTCACCGACAGCCCGCGCGCGGTCGTGGTCGTTCCCACCGAGGTCTCCGGCGTCGTCGAGCAAATTGCCCACCGCCACGACGGCCGCGTAGTGCGCACCAAGGCGAGCCCGACCGCGCTGATGGAGGCGGCGGCGGCCACCAACAACGTCGCGCTGGCGGGTTCGGCGGAGATGGGTTTTATCTTTCCGCAGCTGCACCCGGGCTTCGATGCGATGTTCGCGGTGGCGCGTCTTATCGAGATGCTGGCCGAGCAGGAGCGCTCGCTCTCCCAGACCCGCCAGGATCTGCCGCGCATCCACCACCGCCACCACGTCATCCACTGCCCCTGGAACGCCAAAGGGGCGATGATGCGGCAGTTGGTCGAATCACACCCCGAGGAGAGCCTGGAGTTGATGGACGGCGTGAAGGTGCACTTTTCTAAAGAAGACTGGGTGCTGATCTTGCCGGATGCGGGCGAGCCGCTGGTGCATATTTACAGCAACGGCCACAACCGCGAATCGGTCGAGCGCATGGCGCGCAAGTACCGCGAAGTGGTGCAGGAGTTCACCCGCGACCGCCGCTAG
- the glpX gene encoding class II fructose-bisphosphatase: MEKTLGLEIIEVVEQAAIASARLMGKGLRNEADGVAVKAMRDRMNQIYMRGRIVIGEGERDDAPMLYIGEQVGICTQPNAAQMCSIDELLEIDIAVDPCEGTNLVAEGRQGSMAVLAISEKGGLLGAPDLYMKKLAAPPQAKGKVHIDYPATKNLQIIAECLDRAIEDLVVIVMKRDRHKDLISEIRSTGARVRFIDDGDISAALSAGINGTGVHALMGIGAAPEGVISAAALRCLGSHFQGQLIYDPDVVQTGLLKGTKAEIEEQLKAQGVEQPDKVWEAEELASGKNVLFAACGITDGDFIKGVRFFTGSARTETMVISSQSNTVRFVDTVHILDPAHHASLVI, encoded by the coding sequence ATGGAAAAAACCCTTGGCTTGGAAATTATCGAGGTAGTCGAGCAGGCCGCGATCGCGTCGGCCCGCTTGATGGGCAAAGGACTCAGAAACGAGGCGGACGGTGTCGCGGTCAAGGCGATGCGCGACCGCATGAACCAAATCTATATGCGCGGGCGGATCGTGATTGGCGAAGGCGAGCGCGACGACGCCCCGATGCTCTATATCGGCGAGCAGGTGGGTATCTGCACCCAGCCCAACGCCGCCCAGATGTGCAGTATCGACGAACTGCTCGAAATCGACATCGCCGTGGATCCCTGCGAGGGCACCAACCTGGTGGCCGAGGGCCGGCAGGGTTCGATGGCGGTACTGGCCATCTCCGAAAAAGGCGGTCTGTTGGGGGCACCTGACCTGTACATGAAAAAGCTTGCCGCTCCGCCCCAGGCCAAAGGCAAGGTCCATATCGACTACCCGGCCACCAAGAATTTGCAGATCATCGCCGAGTGCCTCGATCGCGCTATCGAAGATTTGGTGGTGATCGTCATGAAGCGCGACCGCCACAAAGACTTGATTAGCGAGATCCGCTCGACGGGGGCGCGGGTGCGCTTCATCGACGACGGCGATATTTCGGCGGCCCTTTCGGCGGGCATCAACGGCACCGGCGTGCACGCGCTGATGGGCATCGGCGCGGCCCCCGAAGGGGTAATTTCCGCCGCTGCCCTGCGCTGTTTAGGATCGCACTTTCAGGGCCAGCTCATCTACGATCCCGATGTGGTCCAGACCGGCCTGCTCAAGGGCACCAAAGCCGAAATCGAAGAGCAGCTCAAAGCCCAGGGCGTCGAGCAGCCCGACAAAGTCTGGGAGGCCGAAGAACTCGCTTCCGGCAAGAATGTGCTCTTTGCCGCCTGCGGGATCACCGACGGCGATTTTATCAAGGGCGTGCGCTTTTTCACCGGTTCCGCCCGCACCGAGACGATGGTCATCTCCAGCCAATCCAACACCGTCCGCTTCGTGGACACCGTCCACATCCTCGACCCGGCCCACCATGCCTCGCTGGTGATCTGA
- a CDS encoding Uma2 family endonuclease encodes MVHFDASLRLPTALELPDSDETPVDNELQDSVPAVLKAVLALLWQNRSDWFFGIDMGIYANTEAPRTAIVPDGFLSLGVPRFRPEYGKRGRPSYVLWEEEGIVPVFVLEVVSQTYRGEYTKKLKEYQDLEVLYYAVYDPEGFQPEHERLEVHHLVGGAYVRMVGEPVWLPEIGLGIGRSQGQIDGWQREWLFWFAEGGERYPVPEEYQRYRAQEAEQQAQRERQARLEAEKRAQALAERLRAMGIDPDSL; translated from the coding sequence ATGGTGCACTTCGATGCCTCGCTACGCCTGCCCACCGCTCTGGAGTTGCCCGACTCCGATGAGACGCCCGTGGATAACGAACTGCAAGACTCCGTTCCCGCCGTGCTCAAAGCCGTCCTGGCACTCCTCTGGCAGAATCGTTCGGACTGGTTTTTCGGCATCGACATGGGCATCTACGCCAATACCGAAGCGCCCAGAACCGCGATTGTCCCCGACGGCTTTTTAAGTCTTGGGGTACCCCGGTTCAGACCTGAGTACGGCAAGCGCGGTCGCCCCAGCTATGTGCTCTGGGAAGAAGAGGGCATCGTGCCGGTCTTTGTCCTGGAGGTGGTCTCGCAAACCTACCGCGGGGAGTACACCAAAAAGCTCAAAGAATACCAGGACCTCGAAGTGCTGTACTACGCGGTCTACGACCCGGAAGGTTTTCAGCCGGAGCACGAGCGGCTGGAGGTGCATCACCTGGTTGGGGGGGCGTATGTGCGGATGGTCGGTGAACCGGTCTGGCTGCCTGAGATTGGTCTGGGTATCGGTCGATCGCAAGGGCAAATCGATGGCTGGCAGCGTGAATGGCTGTTCTGGTTCGCTGAAGGGGGCGAGCGCTATCCGGTGCCTGAGGAATATCAGCGCTACCGGGCGCAGGAGGCCGAACAGCAGGCCCAGCGGGAGCGGCAGGCGCGCCTGGAGGCAGAAAAACGCGCCCAGGCGCTTGCTGAACGGCTGCGGGCGATGGGCATTGATCCGGATAGTCTTTAA
- a CDS encoding DUF1796 family putative cysteine peptidase, with product MYRFQLIAHTQIGECIGLVGSAPELGRWDVAKCIRLCTSAKLYPLWRTDAAIKFRSASKGIQSQRVEYKYIRLGPDGSAQWEAIGPDRWVPVASGRRSCVTVDDGAFGYLQPHPFGCAKLPAVAHRSEQGAGLKIVVIGSSVALGYKAWLLEGWASLLGKSLLQKYGHQLVNVSEAGANVGTTAARFAAAVAPERPDVVVISLSLGNEGFAHCPPSERRTGVRRFESGLRRLVQMAQDLGALAILGGVYPHGDYSPEHHRLLWETHLRMAHWGVPVLDWLAAVDDGRGCWKPGISFDPAHPNTIGHRLMYEAIDLRLFCVGKDALEEQKRRFRQRPETPIYLDGLGFRVSGSSGQQRLWIANASPHVYTVDTGWQELQTALRCKAVLTPGVYVAEEAAQGEPAFLAVGDDGAIETTIVVPPGAALEYRHALERYLQDERALLFHDGHLWIVREDEHRFRVINESDHEYNIHPMWPEVRAAFKALPPGVYEDPLDHRAPFRTAMIGHNGLESRVKAPPRSAVSFRYTCELSARRRVAIVPLGDRCAVRMLLYKIGYDGPAFPFDLTRTASIAEVADMVARRFEGMWDPALLCYSPEAGRIYHTRWTGLSFAHEVEATDDALHDLSPVHERMRIRYTARCERFWYTLRSCDEVLFVRTGVADRGGVMDLVEKLEQACEGKPFHLLVLSAQSSQEFSGLPKVGHYDLEFNPDRMYEDPGYWLFCTETMRGILNALDVSSRNLFWCPPTPPQPAPQGLCTMG from the coding sequence GTGTACCGATTCCAGCTCATCGCCCACACCCAGATCGGCGAGTGCATCGGCCTCGTCGGTTCCGCCCCCGAACTGGGCCGGTGGGATGTCGCGAAATGCATCCGCCTGTGCACGAGCGCCAAACTCTATCCGCTGTGGCGGACGGACGCAGCGATCAAGTTTCGGTCGGCATCGAAGGGGATTCAGTCCCAGAGGGTCGAATACAAATACATCCGCCTCGGTCCGGATGGCAGCGCGCAGTGGGAAGCGATCGGCCCCGACCGTTGGGTGCCGGTTGCTTCCGGCCGCCGCTCCTGCGTCACGGTGGACGATGGTGCCTTTGGTTACCTGCAGCCCCATCCGTTCGGGTGCGCCAAGCTGCCCGCCGTCGCTCACCGCTCCGAACAGGGCGCAGGATTGAAGATTGTCGTCATCGGCAGTTCGGTTGCCCTGGGCTACAAAGCCTGGTTGCTGGAGGGCTGGGCCTCGCTGTTGGGGAAGAGCCTGCTGCAGAAGTACGGGCACCAGTTGGTGAACGTGTCGGAGGCGGGCGCGAACGTCGGCACGACAGCGGCCCGGTTCGCCGCGGCGGTGGCCCCGGAGCGACCCGATGTCGTTGTCATCTCCCTGTCGTTGGGCAACGAGGGATTTGCCCACTGTCCCCCCTCCGAACGGCGGACGGGGGTGCGCCGCTTCGAGAGCGGGTTGCGGCGGCTTGTGCAGATGGCGCAGGATCTAGGAGCGCTTGCTATCCTGGGCGGGGTCTATCCCCATGGCGACTATTCCCCCGAACACCACCGGCTGTTGTGGGAGACGCACCTGCGCATGGCCCATTGGGGTGTGCCGGTGCTGGACTGGCTCGCAGCGGTGGACGACGGACGGGGGTGCTGGAAGCCGGGGATCAGCTTCGACCCGGCCCACCCGAACACCATCGGCCACCGCCTGATGTACGAGGCTATCGACCTGCGCTTGTTTTGCGTCGGCAAAGACGCACTGGAAGAACAGAAGCGGCGCTTTCGACAGCGGCCCGAAACCCCCATCTATCTCGACGGCCTGGGATTTCGCGTCTCGGGCAGCAGCGGGCAGCAGCGCCTGTGGATCGCCAATGCGTCGCCCCACGTCTACACCGTCGACACCGGCTGGCAGGAACTGCAAACGGCCCTGCGCTGCAAGGCGGTATTGACACCGGGCGTCTATGTTGCGGAGGAGGCCGCTCAGGGAGAGCCCGCCTTCCTGGCGGTGGGGGACGACGGCGCGATCGAGACGACGATCGTCGTTCCGCCCGGCGCCGCACTGGAATACAGACACGCCCTCGAGCGGTACCTGCAGGACGAACGGGCACTGCTGTTCCACGACGGGCACCTGTGGATTGTGCGGGAGGACGAACACCGCTTTCGGGTGATCAACGAATCGGACCACGAGTACAATATCCATCCAATGTGGCCGGAGGTGCGCGCCGCCTTCAAGGCCCTGCCGCCGGGCGTCTACGAGGACCCACTCGATCACCGCGCGCCGTTTCGCACCGCGATGATCGGCCACAACGGCCTGGAAAGCCGGGTCAAAGCGCCGCCCCGCTCCGCCGTGTCCTTCCGATACACCTGCGAGTTGTCCGCGCGCCGCCGCGTCGCGATCGTGCCGCTCGGCGACCGGTGTGCCGTCCGGATGTTGTTGTACAAGATCGGGTACGATGGGCCGGCGTTTCCGTTCGACCTGACGCGCACAGCCTCCATCGCCGAAGTGGCAGACATGGTCGCCCGCCGCTTCGAAGGCATGTGGGACCCCGCCTTGCTGTGCTACAGCCCCGAGGCAGGCAGGATTTACCACACCCGCTGGACGGGGCTGTCCTTCGCCCACGAAGTCGAAGCCACGGACGATGCCCTGCACGATCTGTCTCCCGTCCACGAACGCATGCGCATCCGGTACACGGCGCGCTGCGAACGGTTCTGGTACACCCTGCGCAGTTGCGACGAAGTGCTCTTCGTGCGCACGGGCGTCGCCGATCGCGGCGGTGTGATGGACCTTGTCGAAAAACTCGAACAAGCATGCGAGGGCAAGCCGTTTCACCTGTTGGTTCTCTCCGCACAGTCCTCGCAGGAATTTTCGGGACTGCCAAAGGTGGGGCACTACGATCTGGAGTTCAATCCCGACCGCATGTACGAGGATCCAGGTTACTGGTTGTTCTGCACAGAGACGATGCGCGGCATCCTCAACGCGCTTGACGTCTCGAGCAGGAACTTGTTCTGGTGCCCACCCACTCCCCCTCAGCCTGCCCCGCAAGGGCTTTGCACCATGGGGTAA